Genomic DNA from Thermogemmatispora onikobensis:
AAGAGATCGTGGTCGAAGTCACCCGCGTCTCCAAGGTTGTAAAGGGCGGGCGCCGTTTCAGCATCCGGGCGCTCGTGGTAGTTGGGGACCGCAATGGCCACGTTGGCTATGGCATGGGGAAGGCCGCCGAGTATACCGAAGCAATTCGGAAAGCCGCTGAGGATGCCAAAAAGCATCTGATTCATGTTCCATTGACCGGCACAACCATCCCCTTCATGGTCAGGACGACCTTCGGGGCCTCGCAGGTGATGCTCAAGCCCGCCGCTCCTGGTACCGGGGTCATTGCTGGAGCAGCGGTGCGCGCCGTAGTGGAGCTGGCCGGCATTCGCGATATCCTGACGAAGGTGATTGGCAGCTCCAACCGCGCCAATACCGTTGGCGCCTGCATTGAGGCTCTCAAGGAGCTGCGCTCGCCCGAAGAGGTGGCGGCCCTGCGCGGAAAGACCGTCGTCGAGCTTCTGGGGCGGCGCCGCGCTGAGCGCCTGGCTGCGGCTGCAGCCAGCGCTGCCGAGCAGGCGGCAGCCCTGCGCGCCGCCCGCGAAGAGGAGGCGCGCGAGCAGCGTGCTCTCCGCCGGGCAGCCCGCGAGCGCGCCGAGCGCGCCGAGCGCCGTGGGGAACGCCGTCGCTAGACCCCACTCACTTGCTCGCTTGTCCGTTCGCTAGCTTGCTCACTCACGCACTCGCTTCTGTTCAGTCTCGCCGCTCGATCGAGCCTGACCTGGCTTGCTCGATTGGCGGCGCTGAGGCGGGTGTGATGGATAATCCTGGCCCGGCAGGCAGACAGGGGCCGGAGGCAGAGCGGGGCTGAGCAGAGCAGGATGAGCGCCGGAGTGTTGAGGAGAAAGACTGCTATGGCAAAGCTGCGTATCAAGTGGGTGAAGAGTACGATTGGCTACGCGCAGGATCAGCGGGAGACTATCCGTTCGCTTGGACTGCGCAAGCTCCAGCAGGAAGTGGTGCGCGAGGATACGCCCACGACTCGCGGAATGATTCAGAAGGTGAGACACCTGGTCAAGGTGGAGGAGATTGCCTCATGAAACTGTCGGATCTGCGACCAGCTCCTGGTTCGCATAAGCGGTCGAGACGAGTTGGGCGAGGGCATGGCTCGGGACGCGGTAAGACCGCGGGCCGCGGCACCAAGGGTCAGAAGGCGCGCACCGGCGGGAAGGTCAGCCAGGCCTTTGGGGGAGGTCAGACGCCGCTCTCGCAGCGCCTGCCGTTCCTGCGGGGCATTGGCAATAGCAACGCTCCCTTCCGAAAGGAATACGCCATTGTCAACGTCGAGAGCCTGGAGCGCTTCTTTGAACCAGGGGCTCAGGTGACGCCAGAAACCCTGGCCGAGAAGCGTCTGCTCTCGTCAACTGAGAGCCGCGGCCTGGTCAAGATCCTGGGTGAGGGCGAGCTGCATCGCCCGCTGACGGTCCGGGCCCACAAATTTTCAGAAAGCGCGCGTGCCAAGATCGAGGCCGCCGGGGGCAGTATCGAAGTGATCCCGGTCAAGGTCTACGAGAAGACGAAGCGCCGCAAAGATCAAGGGAAGCTGGCCCAGGGCGCGCAGACCCA
This window encodes:
- the rpmD gene encoding 50S ribosomal protein L30; its protein translation is MAKLRIKWVKSTIGYAQDQRETIRSLGLRKLQQEVVREDTPTTRGMIQKVRHLVKVEEIAS
- the rplO gene encoding 50S ribosomal protein L15 — translated: MKLSDLRPAPGSHKRSRRVGRGHGSGRGKTAGRGTKGQKARTGGKVSQAFGGGQTPLSQRLPFLRGIGNSNAPFRKEYAIVNVESLERFFEPGAQVTPETLAEKRLLSSTESRGLVKILGEGELHRPLTVRAHKFSESARAKIEAAGGSIEVIPVKVYEKTKRRKDQGKLAQGAQTQV